A genomic segment from Desertifilum tharense IPPAS B-1220 encodes:
- the wecB gene encoding non-hydrolyzing UDP-N-acetylglucosamine 2-epimerase, producing the protein MTQHSIRVGIVLGTRPEAIKLAPVIQAFKAASCFDTQVILTGQHQEMVQQVMQLFNLQADCNLNIMQPQQTLTDITCRSLQGLEALFAERQLQMVLVQGDTTTAFAAALAAFYQKIPVGHVEAGLRTDELYNPYPEEANRRLISQITQLHFAPTPQSVKHLEHSGVVGEIHQTGNTVIDALLSVAQRQPQCNIPGLDWSKYRVLLATVHRRENWGEPLQEIARGFLKVLEAFPDAALLLPLHRNPTVREPLQAILGAHPRVFLTEPLDYSDLVGAISGCYLLLTDSGGLQEEAPSLGKPVLVLRETTERPEAIAAGTAKLVGTNADDILSSTSELLSNSQTYQVMATAVNPFGDGQAAQRILNAVQNYFSQH; encoded by the coding sequence ATGACGCAACATTCTATCCGCGTAGGCATTGTTTTAGGCACGCGCCCTGAAGCCATTAAGTTAGCACCTGTGATTCAGGCGTTTAAAGCTGCTTCTTGCTTTGATACTCAAGTGATTTTGACAGGTCAGCATCAGGAAATGGTCCAACAGGTGATGCAATTGTTCAATTTGCAAGCCGATTGCAATTTAAACATTATGCAACCCCAGCAAACCTTGACTGATATTACTTGTCGCAGCTTACAAGGTCTAGAAGCCTTATTTGCCGAGCGCCAGTTACAAATGGTATTGGTGCAAGGCGATACAACCACGGCTTTTGCTGCGGCGTTGGCGGCATTTTACCAAAAAATTCCGGTGGGCCATGTGGAGGCAGGTTTGCGAACCGATGAGTTATATAACCCCTACCCAGAGGAAGCCAACCGTCGGCTGATTTCCCAAATTACCCAACTCCACTTTGCCCCAACGCCCCAATCTGTAAAGCATTTAGAACATTCGGGAGTGGTAGGCGAAATTCACCAAACGGGTAATACAGTGATTGATGCCCTGTTAAGCGTGGCGCAACGTCAACCCCAGTGCAATATTCCGGGGTTAGATTGGTCAAAATACCGCGTCTTGCTGGCGACGGTGCATCGTCGGGAAAATTGGGGCGAACCGCTACAGGAGATTGCGCGGGGATTCCTGAAGGTTCTAGAGGCGTTTCCGGACGCGGCGTTGCTGCTACCGCTCCATCGCAATCCCACGGTTAGGGAGCCATTGCAGGCGATTCTAGGCGCTCATCCGAGGGTGTTTCTCACCGAACCGTTAGATTACTCGGATTTGGTAGGGGCGATTTCGGGGTGTTATTTGCTTTTAACAGATTCAGGTGGCTTGCAGGAAGAAGCCCCCAGTTTAGGCAAACCCGTGCTGGTGCTGCGGGAAACAACGGAACGACCGGAGGCGATCGCAGCCGGAACTGCTAAACTCGTAGGCACGAATGCAGACGATATTCTATCCTCAACCAGCGAACTCCTCAGCAATTCTCAAACCTACCAAGTCATGGCCACTGCTGTTAATCCCTTTGGCGATGGACAAGCTGCTCAACGCATCTTAAACGCTGTCCAAAATTATTTTTCTCAACACTAA